From Solwaraspora sp. WMMD1047, the proteins below share one genomic window:
- a CDS encoding DUF559 domain-containing protein: MPQLDRLWADLPIGRVCRLTGASPAALGITLSPLPRSAPATVTFRPRSIGSQVDTVETILRELERVALDCFPAWLPAATGIPGPGGAGVAAVRTLARRLAPTVGQGGPFLADLAERSLRATGAPGGQATAPAGGRYSTEVRAAGLARVIAASFGRPTAGLLVQVPTGLTAADELSLVAAGEWLAHRGDLGVWLVGAPLRAVDWLPVIEVRVPDQVARLERDLPRSATEPVLPTVYYPPLAGRPHPASSAERALESALARQPWATGRAWNQTYQSRTLVNPVRLDLVWPGERCAVEIDGAEHREPLRFAADRRRDVGLQLDGYAVLRFTNDQVRDDLAVVIAQIGRFISQARRGRRPEGNP, translated from the coding sequence GTGCCGCAGTTGGATCGGCTCTGGGCGGACCTGCCGATCGGACGGGTCTGCCGACTGACCGGCGCCAGCCCGGCCGCACTCGGCATCACACTGTCGCCGCTGCCCCGGTCGGCGCCGGCGACCGTGACGTTCCGCCCCCGATCGATCGGCTCGCAGGTCGACACCGTCGAGACGATCCTCCGCGAGCTGGAACGGGTAGCGCTCGACTGCTTTCCCGCCTGGCTGCCGGCCGCGACCGGCATCCCCGGGCCGGGTGGCGCCGGCGTGGCCGCCGTCCGGACGCTCGCCCGGCGGCTTGCTCCCACCGTCGGCCAGGGTGGACCATTTCTCGCCGACCTGGCCGAGCGCTCACTACGGGCGACCGGCGCCCCGGGCGGGCAGGCGACCGCGCCGGCCGGTGGTCGATACTCAACGGAGGTGCGAGCCGCCGGACTCGCGCGCGTGATCGCCGCCAGCTTCGGTCGGCCGACCGCCGGACTACTCGTCCAGGTACCCACCGGCCTCACCGCCGCCGACGAGTTGAGCCTCGTCGCTGCCGGCGAGTGGCTGGCCCACCGTGGCGACCTCGGTGTCTGGCTCGTCGGCGCGCCGCTGAGAGCTGTCGACTGGTTGCCGGTGATCGAGGTCCGGGTCCCCGACCAGGTCGCCCGACTGGAACGCGACCTGCCGCGATCGGCCACCGAACCGGTCCTGCCGACCGTGTACTACCCGCCGTTGGCCGGTCGACCGCACCCGGCCAGCAGCGCGGAACGGGCCCTGGAATCGGCACTCGCCCGACAGCCGTGGGCTACCGGCCGGGCCTGGAACCAGACCTACCAGTCCCGGACCCTGGTCAACCCCGTGCGCCTGGACCTGGTCTGGCCGGGCGAACGCTGTGCGGTGGAGATCGACGGCGCCGAACACCGGGAACCGCTGCGGTTCGCCGCTGACCGTCGGCGTGACGTCGGGCTGCAACTCGACGGGTACGCCGTGCTGCGCTTCACCAACGACCAGGTACGCGACGACCTGGCGGTCGTGATCGCCCAGATCGGACGCTTCATCTCGCAGGCCCGCCGCGGCCGCCGACCAGAAGGAAACCCCTGA
- a CDS encoding polyphosphate polymerase domain-containing protein, whose product MSTADMDSIGLVELTERAALQARFDRKYLLPVALVPELLVDIAPQARILEIDGIRSFAYESIYFDTPAMTSYLLTAHRRRRRFKVRTRTYLDSAQCWLEVKLAGARGDTVKHRFPYLPEHGTTLAPGREFVDGILDQESIGRREQREFVPVLRTRYQRSTLYLPATDSRVTIDTDLTWQDDRAGLRLPTLAVIETKTSSVASRVDRLLWQRGHRPVRISKYATGLAALRPDLPAVPWRRTLRRHFTVPAQPTDLAILACAELATAS is encoded by the coding sequence ATGTCCACGGCCGACATGGACTCGATCGGGCTGGTGGAGCTGACCGAACGGGCCGCGTTGCAGGCCCGCTTCGACCGCAAGTATCTGCTCCCGGTCGCGCTGGTGCCCGAGTTGCTCGTCGACATCGCCCCGCAGGCTCGGATCCTGGAGATCGACGGCATCCGGTCGTTCGCCTACGAGTCGATCTACTTCGACACCCCGGCGATGACCAGCTACCTGCTCACCGCGCACCGGCGACGTCGCCGGTTCAAGGTGCGCACCCGGACCTACCTCGACTCGGCACAGTGCTGGTTGGAGGTGAAGCTCGCCGGAGCCCGGGGCGACACGGTCAAGCACCGCTTCCCCTACCTGCCGGAGCACGGCACCACGCTGGCCCCCGGCCGGGAGTTCGTCGACGGCATCCTCGACCAGGAGTCGATCGGCCGGCGCGAACAGCGGGAGTTCGTCCCGGTCCTGCGCACCCGCTACCAGCGCAGCACCCTCTATCTGCCCGCCACCGACAGCCGGGTCACCATCGACACCGACCTGACCTGGCAGGACGACCGGGCCGGCCTGCGGCTGCCCACCCTGGCCGTGATCGAGACGAAGACCAGCTCGGTGGCCTCCCGGGTCGACCGGCTGCTGTGGCAGCGTGGACACCGGCCGGTGCGGATCTCCAAGTACGCCACCGGCCTGGCCGCGCTCCGGCCGGACCTGCCCGCCGTCCCCTGGCGCCGTACCCTACGCCGGCACTTCACCGTCCCCGCCCAACCGACCGACCTGGCGATCCTGGCCTGCGCCGAGCTGGCAACAGCGAGCTGA
- a CDS encoding DUF4956 domain-containing protein, with protein sequence MSQLALFVIDIVAVSLLVFGLYFPRHRRRDLVVAFLGVNVGVLAVASALSATSAGAGLGLGLALFGVLSIIRLRSTELDQHEVAYYFSALAMGILGALTNTQVWQGAALMGLILVVMFVGDHPRLFRRYRHQIMVLDSAVTDQTGLVAQLEQLLGARVHSATVQRLDMVNETTIVDVRYAAAVHPRTVAAVPATAGAGAGR encoded by the coding sequence ATGTCGCAACTCGCACTTTTCGTGATCGACATCGTCGCGGTCAGCCTGCTCGTCTTCGGGCTGTACTTCCCCCGGCACCGCAGACGAGACCTGGTGGTGGCCTTCCTCGGCGTGAATGTCGGCGTGCTGGCGGTGGCGAGCGCGCTGAGTGCCACCTCTGCCGGCGCCGGGCTCGGGCTGGGCCTGGCACTGTTCGGCGTACTGTCGATCATCCGGCTGCGCTCCACGGAGTTGGACCAGCACGAGGTCGCCTACTACTTCTCCGCGCTGGCCATGGGCATCCTCGGCGCACTGACCAATACCCAGGTCTGGCAGGGCGCGGCGCTGATGGGGCTGATCCTGGTGGTGATGTTCGTCGGCGACCATCCTCGCCTGTTCCGGCGGTACCGACACCAGATCATGGTGCTCGACTCGGCCGTCACCGATCAGACCGGGCTCGTCGCCCAGCTCGAACAGCTGCTCGGGGCTCGCGTGCACTCGGCCACCGTGCAACGCCTCGACATGGTCAACGAGACCACCATCGTCGACGTCCGCTACGCCGCGGCGGTGCACCCCCGCACCGTCGCCGCCGTGCCCGCCACCGCCGGAGCGGGGGCAGGCCGGTGA
- a CDS encoding glycine betaine/L-proline ABC transporter ATP-binding protein, with translation MEIVSGIVARSLYKIYGKRTEKVLELLDGGREDVLADMAATAAVIDVNFEVRPGEIFVVMGLSGSGKSTLIRMLNGLLAPTRGTVEVDGVDLTNLKPAALRKLRREKISMVFQHFALLPHRTVADNAGYALEIAGRPAAERRERAVEALRMVGLDDWEDKLPYELSGGMRQRVGLARALAAGTDIMLMDEAFSALDPLIRREVQDQLLELQAQLGKTIVFITHDLNEAMRLGDRIAVMRAGRIVQIGTAEQILTEPSDDYVARFVAHVDRTRILTASSVMERPLGVVDVNVGPRVAGLTLRDTQTSAVYVTGRDKRFLGTVTADAIRQAVKDGRQDLSGIASTDNVRTVAPDTPVAELFALCAESPHPVAVVDAAGRLAGVIPRITLLTALGEAGGDATAAAADGTAPVAASIPAQRTVTSQQKGERV, from the coding sequence TTGGAGATCGTGTCCGGAATCGTCGCAAGATCACTGTACAAGATCTATGGGAAGCGTACCGAGAAGGTCCTGGAGCTGCTCGATGGCGGCCGGGAGGATGTGCTGGCCGACATGGCCGCGACGGCCGCGGTCATCGACGTGAACTTCGAGGTCAGGCCGGGCGAGATCTTCGTCGTGATGGGCCTGTCCGGATCGGGCAAGTCCACCCTGATCAGGATGCTCAACGGCCTGCTGGCACCGACCCGGGGCACCGTCGAGGTGGACGGCGTCGACCTGACCAACCTGAAACCGGCGGCACTGCGCAAGCTGCGACGCGAGAAGATCAGCATGGTCTTCCAGCACTTCGCGCTCCTGCCACATCGCACCGTGGCGGACAACGCCGGCTACGCCCTGGAGATCGCCGGCCGGCCAGCTGCCGAACGCCGGGAGCGGGCGGTCGAGGCGCTGCGGATGGTCGGGCTGGACGACTGGGAGGACAAGCTCCCCTACGAGCTGTCCGGCGGCATGCGACAGCGGGTCGGACTGGCCCGCGCCCTGGCCGCCGGCACCGACATCATGCTGATGGACGAGGCGTTCTCCGCGCTCGACCCGCTCATCCGGCGGGAGGTGCAGGACCAGTTGCTGGAGCTGCAGGCCCAGCTCGGCAAGACGATCGTGTTCATCACCCACGACCTCAACGAGGCGATGCGGCTCGGCGACCGGATCGCGGTCATGCGCGCCGGCCGGATCGTCCAGATTGGAACCGCCGAGCAGATCCTCACCGAACCCTCCGACGACTACGTCGCCCGGTTCGTCGCCCACGTCGACCGGACCAGGATCCTCACCGCGTCGTCGGTGATGGAACGGCCCCTGGGAGTCGTCGACGTCAACGTCGGACCGCGGGTCGCGGGTCTGACGTTGCGCGACACCCAGACCTCGGCCGTCTACGTCACCGGTCGCGACAAGCGGTTCCTCGGCACGGTCACCGCCGACGCAATCCGGCAGGCGGTGAAGGACGGACGCCAGGACCTCAGCGGCATCGCCTCGACCGACAACGTACGGACGGTGGCACCGGACACACCGGTCGCCGAACTCTTCGCGCTCTGCGCCGAGAGCCCGCACCCGGTGGCGGTGGTGGACGCTGCCGGTCGGCTGGCCGGCGTGATCCCCCGGATCACCCTGCTCACCGCCCTCGGCGAAGCCGGTGGCGACGCTACCGCCGCCGCCGCCGACGGCACGGCGCCGGTAGCGGCATCGATCCCCGCGCAGCGGACTGTTACGTCGCAGCAGAAGGGGGAACGGGTATGA
- a CDS encoding proline/glycine betaine ABC transporter permease — protein sequence MDGPDDLLLYIQIGSAFETFVDWTTDNLGPLFDGIAGTVESLVGPLVDLLTWPPAIVVVLIFAGLGCWLRGWKFGVGTAVGLGIVAGMPYWDETMATLALVLVASGLSLLVAVPLGIFIAENRRASAAVRPVLDLMQTLPAFVYLIPAIFYFGVGTVPGVLATVVFSMPPGVRLTELGLRQIDREVIEAGEAFGASPRMILLRTKLPLALPTIMTGVNQVIMLALSMVVIAGMVGAGGLGEVIMTALARVQVGTGFEGGIAVVILAVVLDRLTDSIGARSASAKAQLAMRES from the coding sequence GTGGACGGGCCTGACGACCTGCTGCTGTACATCCAGATCGGATCGGCCTTCGAGACGTTCGTGGACTGGACCACCGACAACCTGGGTCCGCTCTTCGACGGCATCGCCGGCACCGTCGAGTCCCTGGTCGGGCCGCTGGTGGACCTGCTGACCTGGCCGCCGGCGATCGTCGTCGTGCTGATCTTCGCGGGCCTGGGCTGCTGGCTCCGGGGCTGGAAGTTCGGCGTCGGCACGGCGGTCGGCCTCGGCATCGTCGCCGGCATGCCGTACTGGGACGAGACCATGGCCACACTGGCGTTGGTGCTGGTGGCCAGCGGATTGTCGTTGCTGGTGGCCGTACCGTTAGGGATCTTCATCGCGGAGAACCGACGGGCCTCGGCGGCGGTCCGTCCGGTACTGGACCTGATGCAGACCCTGCCTGCGTTCGTTTACCTGATCCCCGCGATCTTCTACTTCGGCGTCGGCACCGTGCCTGGCGTGCTGGCCACCGTCGTGTTCAGCATGCCGCCCGGGGTCCGCCTGACCGAGCTGGGCCTTCGCCAGATCGACCGTGAGGTGATCGAGGCGGGGGAGGCGTTCGGCGCCTCGCCCCGGATGATCCTGCTACGGACCAAGCTGCCGCTGGCGCTGCCGACCATCATGACCGGCGTCAACCAGGTGATCATGCTCGCGCTGTCGATGGTCGTCATCGCCGGCATGGTCGGCGCCGGTGGCCTCGGCGAGGTGATCATGACGGCGTTGGCCCGGGTTCAGGTTGGCACCGGGTTCGAGGGCGGCATCGCCGTGGTGATCCTGGCCGTGGTGCTCGACCGCCTCACCGACTCCATCGGGGCCCGGAGCGCCTCGGCGAAGGCGCAGCTCGCGATGCGGGAGTCCTGA
- a CDS encoding glycine betaine ABC transporter substrate-binding protein, translating to MRSTKLLRRLALGAVAALALGGAAACGDSDESADGVEKKITIGYMAWDEAIAASYLWSDILEREGFEVELKNVEAGVVYQGLATGSIDLFLDGWLPQTHADYWEEYGDKLEKIGVWYDNASLSIAVPSYVNGVESLADLAANADMFGGEIIGIEPGAGLTSATQDKVIPTYGLTGKLDLKTSSTPAMLAALDGAIGDQKPIVVTLWHPHWAYSNYELKDLADPEGTLGQAEEITTLARSGFGADFPAVTEMLQKFKMDDDQLGSLEDLMFNVHADDEEKAVDEWLKANPDYLATLGGTA from the coding sequence ATGCGAAGCACGAAACTGCTGCGCCGGCTGGCGCTCGGAGCCGTGGCTGCTCTTGCCCTGGGCGGCGCCGCTGCCTGCGGCGACTCCGACGAGTCGGCCGACGGGGTGGAAAAGAAGATCACCATCGGCTACATGGCCTGGGACGAGGCGATCGCGGCCTCCTACCTGTGGAGCGACATCCTGGAGCGCGAGGGCTTCGAGGTCGAGCTGAAGAACGTCGAGGCGGGCGTCGTGTACCAGGGCCTGGCCACCGGCAGCATTGACCTGTTCCTGGACGGTTGGCTTCCCCAGACCCACGCCGACTACTGGGAGGAGTACGGCGACAAGCTGGAGAAGATCGGCGTCTGGTACGACAACGCGAGTCTCAGCATCGCCGTACCCAGCTACGTCAACGGGGTCGAGTCGCTGGCCGATCTCGCCGCCAACGCCGACATGTTCGGCGGCGAGATCATCGGCATCGAGCCGGGTGCCGGTCTCACCTCGGCAACCCAGGACAAGGTCATCCCGACCTACGGCCTGACCGGCAAACTCGACCTGAAGACCTCCTCCACGCCAGCGATGCTGGCCGCGCTTGACGGCGCGATCGGGGATCAGAAGCCGATCGTGGTGACCCTGTGGCACCCGCACTGGGCCTACTCGAACTACGAGCTGAAGGACCTGGCCGACCCCGAGGGCACCCTGGGGCAGGCCGAGGAGATCACCACCCTGGCCCGTAGCGGCTTCGGGGCGGACTTCCCGGCGGTCACCGAGATGCTCCAGAAGTTCAAGATGGACGACGACCAGCTCGGCTCACTCGAAGACTTGATGTTCAACGTCCACGCCGACGACGAGGAGAAGGCCGTCGACGAGTGGCTGAAGGCCAACCCGGACTACCTCGCCACGCTCGGCGGCACGGCCTGA
- a CDS encoding DUF222 domain-containing protein, whose amino-acid sequence MRARARQIAHEQAQLLADMVEVAHCPPGDRDAPVARMPSVQEFAEDEIRMALQLTRRAADTMLALAVDLLERLPRVHAAVLDGEIDLPRARVFSQETRCVPDRVARQVVDEIIDVAPILTTGQLAARLRRLVISSDPDAARRRQEESVTQRRVVTELDPAGTASLAGWQLPAARAARLPPGSTPWPMPPSGRAMPGHWTSFAPTRSSTCWRANLAWHPHRRTAPRTPARRLRGGSGGDGGGSTRAALGGVELRVPMTTLMRLSDEPGELAGWGPVIAEVARDVAERQVRSPWRVSVYDSTGQLVHHGRVRRRPTAGDAAFVRARDGTGRAPGCRAPASTSGRRR is encoded by the coding sequence ATGCGGGCCCGCGCCCGGCAGATCGCGCACGAGCAGGCACAGCTGCTGGCCGACATGGTCGAGGTGGCTCACTGTCCTCCCGGTGACCGCGACGCGCCCGTGGCCCGGATGCCCAGCGTCCAGGAGTTCGCCGAAGACGAGATCCGGATGGCTCTGCAGCTGACCCGGCGAGCGGCCGACACGATGCTCGCGCTCGCCGTGGACCTGCTCGAACGGCTCCCCCGGGTGCACGCGGCAGTGCTAGACGGGGAGATAGACCTGCCCAGGGCGCGGGTGTTCAGCCAGGAGACCCGGTGCGTGCCCGATCGCGTCGCTCGGCAGGTGGTTGATGAGATCATCGACGTGGCGCCGATCCTGACGACCGGGCAACTCGCCGCGCGGCTCCGCCGGCTGGTCATCAGCAGTGACCCGGACGCCGCGCGGCGACGGCAGGAGGAGTCGGTGACGCAGCGGCGGGTGGTGACCGAGCTCGACCCGGCCGGCACGGCCAGCCTGGCGGGCTGGCAGCTCCCCGCTGCCCGGGCCGCCAGGCTGCCGCCCGGATCAACGCCCTGGCCCATGCCGCCAAGCGGTCGGGCGATGCCCGGACACTGGACCAGCTTCGCGCCGACACGTTCCTCGACCTGCTGGAGGGCGAACCTGGCCTGGCATCCGCATCGACGGACGGCACCCCGAACACCAGCACGGCGACTCCGGGGGGGATCAGGCGGTGACGGCGGTGGTTCGACCCGCGCCGCGCTGGGCGGGGTCGAGCTGCGGGTTCCGATGACCACCCTGATGCGGCTGTCCGACGAACCGGGCGAACTCGCCGGTTGGGGGCCGGTCATCGCCGAGGTCGCCCGTGACGTCGCCGAGCGACAGGTCCGCTCGCCCTGGCGGGTCAGCGTCTACGACAGCACCGGCCAGCTCGTCCACCATGGCCGGGTCCGCCGGCGGCCGACGGCCGGGGACGCCGCCTTCGTCAGAGCCCGCGACGGCACCGGCCGCGCACCGGGATGTCGGGCACCGGCCAGCACCAGTGGCCGACGCCGCTAA
- a CDS encoding Scr1 family TA system antitoxin-like transcriptional regulator: MRRARSIPYAAGAYPALGAPFVILSFASPRVPELVWQEVLTSSDIIDQSTRVADYLVTFG; this comes from the coding sequence TTGAGGCGGGCCCGGTCGATTCCGTACGCCGCCGGCGCCTACCCTGCCCTCGGCGCACCGTTCGTCATCCTCTCCTTCGCCTCGCCCCGAGTGCCTGAACTGGTCTGGCAGGAGGTCCTCACCTCCAGCGACATCATCGACCAGTCCACCCGCGTCGCCGACTACCTCGTCACCTTCGGTTAG
- a CDS encoding DUF397 domain-containing protein, with protein MTALPTPDRDWFKSSRSATNAACVEVRVTADLVGVRDSKNPDGPALAFAPAAWAGFIGVLSAGAQDPAHP; from the coding sequence ATGACCGCCCTCCCCACCCCCGACCGCGACTGGTTCAAGTCCTCCCGCAGCGCCACTAACGCCGCCTGCGTCGAGGTCCGCGTCACCGCCGACCTCGTCGGCGTACGCGATTCCAAGAACCCCGACGGCCCGGCACTCGCCTTCGCCCCGGCGGCCTGGGCGGGCTTCATCGGAGTCCTGAGCGCGGGAGCGCAGGACCCGGCCCACCCCTGA
- a CDS encoding ATP-binding protein encodes MVAIDQDRPGVRAVPNINESLLPVAAIFGPNASGKSNIIAAMTWLRLAVLDSLRFWDDAIPTEPFAFADGRDRGTDFTLEAVIGGVRFEYVVDVDREAVRYEALFHYPEKKRRRVFEREGANLTLQRGLGRLSGTRELLTDRAMVLSAARRFGEPLVSDFASFVLSAQTFGQRVKRPSVFGISTRHWFEEPDDKGQEVLPGFDDPRAEFAADRAQALALLRMADLGIDDVMIDEQDVALQSADADPARVRRQRRIRLVHRSTDERIPFDLSAESEGTRTWFQLIGPVLSALKTGSLLLFDELDASLHPTLSAQVIGLFSDPDTNPRGAQLIFTSHDTSLLNHLNRDEVWLTEKGENGATRLGSLADFAGERVRRSQNLERAYLHGRFGALPDVDRTEVLRALGLIG; translated from the coding sequence ATGGTGGCGATCGACCAGGACCGACCAGGCGTACGGGCCGTGCCCAACATCAACGAGAGCCTGCTGCCGGTCGCCGCGATATTCGGACCCAACGCCTCCGGCAAGTCAAACATCATCGCTGCGATGACCTGGTTGCGACTCGCGGTCCTGGACTCGCTGCGATTTTGGGACGACGCGATCCCAACGGAGCCCTTCGCCTTCGCGGACGGCCGGGACCGAGGCACGGATTTCACGCTCGAAGCCGTCATCGGTGGCGTGCGCTTCGAGTACGTCGTGGACGTCGACCGGGAAGCCGTGCGCTACGAGGCGCTCTTCCACTATCCCGAGAAGAAGCGGCGGCGGGTGTTCGAGCGGGAGGGCGCCAACCTAACTCTCCAGCGTGGCCTCGGAAGACTCTCCGGGACCAGAGAGTTGCTGACCGATCGCGCCATGGTGCTCTCCGCTGCCCGTAGATTCGGTGAACCCCTCGTCTCCGACTTCGCCAGCTTCGTCCTCTCCGCCCAGACCTTCGGTCAGCGGGTCAAACGTCCGTCGGTGTTCGGCATCTCCACCCGGCACTGGTTCGAGGAGCCCGACGACAAGGGCCAGGAGGTTCTTCCCGGCTTCGACGATCCCCGAGCTGAGTTCGCGGCGGACCGCGCCCAGGCGCTTGCCCTGCTCCGGATGGCGGACCTCGGTATCGACGACGTGATGATCGACGAACAGGATGTCGCCCTGCAAAGCGCCGACGCGGACCCCGCCCGCGTCCGTAGGCAGCGACGGATCCGGCTGGTCCACCGCAGCACGGACGAACGGATTCCCTTCGACCTGTCCGCCGAATCCGAGGGCACCCGCACCTGGTTCCAGCTCATCGGCCCGGTCCTGAGCGCCCTGAAGACCGGTTCCCTCCTGCTGTTCGACGAGCTGGACGCCAGTCTGCATCCGACGCTTTCGGCCCAGGTCATTGGCCTCTTCTCCGATCCCGACACGAACCCACGTGGTGCGCAGTTGATCTTCACCTCCCATGACACGAGCCTGCTCAACCATCTCAATCGAGACGAGGTATGGCTGACCGAGAAGGGTGAGAATGGGGCCACCCGACTCGGCTCTCTCGCCGACTTCGCCGGTGAGCGGGTGCGCCGCTCGCAGAACCTGGAGCGGGCGTACCTCCACGGGAGGTTCGGTGCCTTACCCGACGTCGACCGGACCGAGGTGCTGCGCGCGCTCGGCCTGATCGGCTGA
- a CDS encoding RloB family protein, giving the protein MVFCEGEASEPDYINALKRLPEVRDNTAISIEVDPKQGAPITLVERAVMRSEDDEVDECWCVFDVEWPQNHARLDEAIQLARAHRIKLAISNPCFELWLILHFTDQTAFLTTAEAERRSRKLDGRPGKRISGHRYVELRRGAVRRAEALSRLHAKNQTRFPDDNPSSTFHELLAAIEPEGRRGSSQNRSA; this is encoded by the coding sequence GTGGTCTTCTGTGAAGGCGAGGCGTCGGAGCCCGACTACATCAATGCGCTCAAGCGACTCCCTGAGGTGCGCGACAACACCGCGATCAGCATCGAGGTCGATCCCAAACAGGGTGCACCGATCACCCTCGTCGAGCGGGCGGTTATGCGCAGCGAGGACGACGAGGTCGACGAGTGCTGGTGCGTGTTCGACGTTGAGTGGCCGCAGAATCACGCCCGCCTTGATGAGGCGATCCAGCTTGCGCGGGCACACCGGATCAAACTGGCGATCTCCAACCCCTGCTTTGAGCTGTGGCTCATCCTGCACTTCACCGACCAAACGGCCTTCCTCACCACTGCCGAGGCCGAGCGGAGGAGTCGGAAGCTCGATGGCCGACCGGGCAAGCGTATTTCGGGACACCGCTACGTTGAACTGCGGCGTGGCGCCGTCCGCCGGGCGGAAGCCCTCAGCCGACTCCACGCCAAGAACCAGACTCGGTTCCCCGACGACAACCCCTCGTCGACCTTCCATGAGTTGCTAGCCGCCATCGAACCCGAGGGGCGGCGGGGTTCAAGTCAGAACCGGTCGGCATAG
- a CDS encoding SMI1/KNR4 family protein: protein MPPDVDESWDLILSWLGRHSPAEAALLRPPADPRDIDAAARAVGAALPADLVAWWRRADGQAGKGQLLPSLYSPYPVREALHSRDIWLTAWNPAAAGPDPDRFAAWVSELDRAPAGTPCAGAWLPSWLPIAGDGGGDDLFVDLRPGPAHGCVREFRRDSGASDAVLWPGVAAMLAEVATALRRGVPIRGDRQIWVYDDGSICWDSAVGRWSAGGSALVLVHRLRERYAEVVTEVRTGGFGAPEGTWPAEFIAAHVARNTELLIATTEALLAGDPEPVYDNSDAMDPATLHRYAAAGLGALADQISFLGSRLCELAEPLNRGRPVAHVRIVDHGQVIVDGRQGWLGVLNALWNRQLPIRARQLRALRR, encoded by the coding sequence ATGCCACCGGACGTCGACGAATCGTGGGATCTCATCCTGAGCTGGCTGGGCCGGCACTCCCCCGCCGAGGCCGCCCTGCTCCGGCCGCCGGCGGACCCCCGCGACATCGACGCCGCCGCCCGCGCCGTCGGCGCGGCGCTGCCCGCCGACCTGGTCGCCTGGTGGCGCCGGGCCGACGGCCAGGCCGGCAAGGGCCAACTGCTGCCGTCGCTGTACTCGCCGTACCCGGTCCGGGAGGCTCTGCACAGCCGCGACATCTGGCTGACGGCCTGGAACCCGGCCGCCGCCGGACCGGACCCGGACCGGTTCGCGGCCTGGGTGTCCGAGCTGGACCGGGCGCCGGCCGGCACGCCCTGCGCGGGCGCCTGGCTGCCGAGCTGGCTGCCGATCGCCGGGGACGGCGGCGGCGACGACCTCTTCGTCGACCTGCGACCGGGGCCGGCGCACGGCTGCGTACGCGAATTCCGGCGCGACAGTGGCGCGTCGGACGCGGTGTTGTGGCCTGGTGTGGCGGCGATGCTCGCCGAGGTCGCCACGGCGTTGCGGCGCGGCGTCCCGATCCGCGGCGACCGGCAGATCTGGGTGTACGACGACGGCAGCATCTGCTGGGACAGCGCGGTCGGCCGCTGGTCGGCCGGCGGCAGCGCGCTGGTGCTGGTGCACCGGCTACGCGAGCGGTACGCCGAGGTGGTCACGGAGGTCCGCACCGGCGGGTTCGGCGCGCCCGAGGGGACCTGGCCGGCGGAGTTCATCGCCGCGCACGTGGCCCGCAACACCGAGCTGCTGATCGCTACGACGGAGGCGCTGCTGGCCGGCGATCCGGAGCCGGTCTACGACAACTCCGACGCGATGGACCCGGCTACCCTGCACCGGTACGCCGCCGCCGGTCTCGGCGCGCTGGCCGACCAGATCTCGTTCCTGGGCTCCCGGCTGTGCGAGTTGGCCGAGCCGCTGAACCGGGGGCGGCCGGTCGCGCACGTCCGGATCGTCGACCACGGCCAGGTGATCGTGGACGGACGGCAGGGGTGGCTCGGCGTACTCAACGCGCTGTGGAACCGCCAACTGCCGATCCGCGCCCGGCAGCTGCGGGCACTGCGCCGATAA